A single region of the Rhodococcus sp. W8901 genome encodes:
- a CDS encoding acyl-CoA dehydrogenase family protein has protein sequence MRFLETDRGVLQRSLPGLDEALTPIPPGDLERRGSPGTAVFREAGGPGLLVPADLGGIGASPLEAVRVQRAIGSRSPSLAVATTMHHFSVASLVAVSETNTGMDWMLLQAIAADSLLLASGFAEGRPDGQILKPTMTATPTPDGVRLSGVKKPCSLSRSMDLLTASVMLPRPDGPGEQLAVALIPAKDDGVSVSSFWSSFALAGAESDQVTIDDVLVPSDLVVTTSVSEGEQLDDIQNAAFLWFELLITGSYVGAASALVELALGSDRISESDRLRLVVTLEGAMASVENIARRMTDELNSRQLLVDALLVRYAVQDAIAAAVPRAVELLGGMNFITSDRIGYLAAAVNGLGFHPPARAKMAGPLLGYFAGNPLAIA, from the coding sequence ATGAGGTTTCTCGAAACTGACCGCGGCGTGCTGCAGCGCAGTCTGCCCGGTCTGGACGAGGCGCTGACGCCGATACCGCCGGGCGACCTGGAACGGCGGGGCAGCCCCGGCACCGCGGTGTTCCGGGAGGCCGGTGGGCCGGGCCTCCTCGTGCCCGCCGATCTGGGCGGCATCGGGGCAAGTCCCCTCGAGGCCGTCCGGGTGCAGCGCGCGATCGGCTCGCGGTCACCGTCGCTGGCGGTCGCCACCACGATGCACCACTTCTCGGTGGCGAGCCTCGTTGCGGTGAGCGAGACGAACACCGGTATGGACTGGATGCTGCTGCAGGCCATCGCCGCCGACAGTCTGCTGCTCGCATCCGGCTTCGCGGAAGGGCGCCCGGACGGGCAGATCCTGAAGCCGACCATGACCGCCACCCCCACACCTGACGGCGTCCGGCTGAGCGGGGTCAAGAAGCCATGCAGCCTGTCGCGCTCCATGGATCTGCTGACCGCCAGCGTCATGCTCCCTCGGCCGGACGGCCCGGGAGAACAGCTCGCGGTCGCGCTCATCCCAGCGAAGGACGACGGCGTCTCGGTCAGCTCGTTCTGGTCCAGTTTCGCGCTGGCCGGTGCCGAAAGCGATCAGGTCACCATCGACGACGTGCTGGTTCCGTCGGATCTCGTCGTAACCACGTCGGTGAGCGAGGGCGAACAACTCGACGACATCCAGAATGCCGCCTTCCTGTGGTTCGAACTGCTCATCACCGGTTCCTACGTCGGAGCCGCCAGCGCCCTGGTGGAGTTGGCGCTCGGTTCGGACCGGATCAGCGAATCCGACCGGCTCCGACTGGTCGTCACGTTGGAAGGTGCGATGGCGTCGGTGGAGAACATCGCCCGCCGGATGACCGACGAGCTGAACAGCCGGCAACTGCTCGTGGACGCGCTCCTGGTGCGGTACGCCGTGCAGGATGCGATCGCGGCCGCCGTGCCCCGGGCAGTTGAGCTGCTCGGCGGGATGAATTTCATCACCTCGGACCGGATCGGCTACCTCGCGGCCGCGGTCAACGGACTGGGCTTCCATCCGCCGGCCCGAGCCAAGATGGCCGGCCCGTTGCTGGGTTACTTCGCCGGGAACCCGCTGGCCATCGCGTAG
- a CDS encoding Fpg/Nei family DNA glycosylase yields MPELPEVEALAQFLRDHAVGAVVGRIDVAALSVLKTVDPPITALQGRDVTGARRFGKHLAMDCDGLWLITHLSRGGWLRWADNPSTAPPKPGKGPLALRVHFFTPNGATPAFDLTEAGTKKRLAVWVVTDPHQVPGIARLGPDALEVARPEFGELLAGTSARIKTALVDQSLLAGIGNAYSDEILHAARLSPFATASKLTSDEVDALYDAMRSELSDAAARSVGQEAARLKGEKRAGMTVHARTGMPCPVCGDTVREVSYAERSFQYCPTCQTGGKILADRRMSRLLK; encoded by the coding sequence ATGCCCGAACTGCCCGAGGTGGAGGCCCTGGCCCAGTTCCTGCGTGACCATGCCGTGGGGGCGGTGGTCGGTCGCATCGACGTCGCCGCGCTGAGCGTGCTAAAGACGGTCGATCCGCCGATCACGGCGCTGCAGGGCCGCGACGTCACCGGGGCGCGGCGGTTCGGCAAGCACCTCGCGATGGACTGCGACGGGCTGTGGCTGATCACGCACCTGTCCCGCGGTGGCTGGTTGCGCTGGGCCGACAACCCCAGCACGGCGCCGCCGAAGCCGGGGAAGGGCCCGCTGGCGCTGCGGGTGCACTTCTTCACCCCCAACGGCGCGACGCCGGCCTTCGACCTCACCGAGGCCGGTACCAAGAAGCGGCTCGCGGTGTGGGTGGTGACCGACCCGCATCAGGTGCCGGGCATCGCCCGCCTCGGACCCGACGCGCTCGAGGTGGCCCGTCCAGAGTTCGGGGAACTGCTCGCCGGGACGTCGGCCCGGATCAAGACCGCGCTGGTGGACCAGTCCCTGCTCGCGGGAATCGGGAACGCGTACTCCGACGAGATCCTGCATGCCGCCCGGCTGTCGCCGTTCGCGACGGCGTCGAAACTGACGTCCGACGAGGTCGACGCGCTGTACGACGCGATGCGGTCGGAACTGTCCGACGCCGCGGCGCGCTCGGTGGGGCAGGAGGCGGCCCGGCTCAAGGGCGAGAAGCGGGCCGGGATGACGGTGCATGCGCGAACGGGAATGCCGTGCCCGGTGTGCGGCGACACGGTACGCGAGGTGTCGTACGCGGAGCGGTCGTTCCAGTACTGCCCCACATGCCAGACCGGCGGCAAGATCCTCGCCGACCGGCGGATGTCACGACTGCTGAAGTAG
- a CDS encoding carboxylesterase/lipase family protein has product MTGGGLEVEVTLAEGVVRGRRLPDLLSWRGIPYAAPPVGALRLRAPEPVQPWAGVRDATEFGPSAPQQRRQGDENCLTINVLRSADPSSAARPVIVFIHGGAHTAGTSSAPLYSGASLVRRGDVVFVSLNYRLGALGYLDFSEFSTPERPFDTNLGLRDQVAALQWVQRNIAAFGGDPANVTLFGESAGADAVVTLMCTPAAKGLFARAIAQSPPPATSNGRELAALWAREFLDIAGVCGSDVTEFLTTAAPELLVQAATTLSTRGADEVPGTRPFAAVADGDLLPEHPLNAFEAGTEHRVPLLIGTNAHEGRIFPRFLDILPTNRDRIEKMFEDTDPAIKARAIGAYPGYPGRRAAADLGGDVVFWEPSVRCAHAHTRHSDTYMYRYDFAPRLLRLTGLGATHATELFAVFGARGPAARTLTSLGGRRDLRVVTDTMQSHWLRFARGGRPLGTWPRYSLERRDTLIIDAESRVETDPLRTRREAWLGYRHRH; this is encoded by the coding sequence ATGACCGGGGGCGGCCTCGAGGTCGAGGTCACCCTCGCCGAAGGCGTGGTCCGTGGGCGCCGACTTCCGGATCTGTTGTCGTGGAGGGGAATTCCGTACGCTGCACCGCCGGTGGGAGCGCTCCGGCTGCGCGCTCCGGAACCGGTACAGCCGTGGGCCGGCGTCCGCGACGCCACCGAGTTCGGTCCCTCCGCGCCGCAGCAGCGCAGACAGGGCGACGAGAACTGCCTGACCATCAACGTGCTGAGGTCGGCCGACCCGAGCAGCGCCGCCAGGCCGGTCATTGTGTTCATCCACGGCGGCGCACACACGGCCGGAACCTCGTCGGCGCCGCTGTACAGTGGCGCCTCGCTGGTCCGCCGCGGCGACGTCGTGTTCGTCTCGTTGAACTACCGGCTCGGCGCCCTCGGCTACCTGGACTTCTCCGAGTTCTCCACGCCCGAACGACCATTCGATACCAACCTCGGCCTGCGCGACCAGGTTGCCGCATTGCAGTGGGTGCAGCGCAACATCGCCGCGTTCGGGGGCGACCCCGCCAACGTGACACTGTTCGGCGAGTCCGCCGGCGCCGACGCGGTCGTCACCCTGATGTGCACGCCCGCCGCGAAGGGCCTGTTCGCGCGCGCCATCGCCCAGAGCCCGCCCCCGGCCACCTCGAACGGCCGGGAACTGGCGGCGCTGTGGGCTCGCGAGTTCCTCGACATCGCGGGCGTCTGCGGGTCCGACGTGACCGAGTTCCTGACCACCGCCGCACCCGAACTCCTCGTGCAGGCGGCCACCACGCTCAGTACCCGTGGGGCCGACGAGGTGCCCGGCACCCGTCCGTTCGCTGCGGTCGCCGACGGTGACCTGTTGCCGGAGCACCCACTGAATGCGTTCGAGGCGGGAACCGAACACCGGGTGCCACTGTTGATCGGCACCAACGCGCACGAGGGCCGGATCTTCCCGCGCTTCCTCGACATCCTTCCCACGAACCGGGATCGGATCGAGAAGATGTTCGAAGACACCGATCCCGCGATCAAGGCTCGCGCGATCGGCGCGTATCCCGGATACCCCGGCCGGCGGGCCGCCGCGGATCTCGGCGGCGACGTCGTCTTCTGGGAGCCGTCGGTGCGCTGCGCACACGCGCACACGCGCCACAGCGACACCTACATGTACCGGTACGACTTCGCGCCCCGCCTCCTGCGCCTGACCGGCCTGGGGGCGACGCACGCGACGGAACTGTTCGCGGTGTTCGGTGCACGGGGGCCCGCGGCGCGCACCCTCACCTCGCTCGGCGGCCGCCGCGACCTGCGCGTCGTCACCGACACGATGCAGAGCCACTGGCTCCGCTTCGCGCGCGGTGGGCGGCCGCTCGGGACGTGGCCGCGTTACTCGCTGGAGCGCCGTGACACCCTGATCATCGACGCGGAGTCCCGCGTGGAGACCGATCCGCTGCGCACCCGCCGCGAGGCCTGGCTCGGATACCGGCACCGTCACTGA
- a CDS encoding SDR family oxidoreductase, with protein sequence MTRSKRTLLLTGGSGVIGRAVLDAMAEDFDIVCLRGRRPIDDPRVSEFAGDFTHPTLGLPATDYAALVNRVDVVLHGAAVTKWNVDPERLRAVNVQGPASMLRVAADADAPLYYLSTAFVIRQAPADERFAGLAAYLESKTEAEELIRAGSVPAVILRPSVVTGDSRDGRMAAFQGLHRMLGNAVRGNLPVVPGEIESLVDTVPLDIVVEAVGKLIREDVTEGEYWLTAGDQALTFTDIAELCEYVSRLAWIGAVRPRFMPFESVDRLLLPLLDDLISDGRRRMFIDFLESVWVFQSSDAMPSDLDRLGFGDRATKDALTEALRRSLIYWAQVKKLLPAEPPVVESAVR encoded by the coding sequence ATGACCCGGAGCAAGCGAACTCTGCTGCTCACCGGTGGCTCCGGAGTCATCGGCAGGGCCGTGCTCGACGCGATGGCCGAGGACTTCGACATCGTGTGTCTGCGCGGCAGACGCCCGATCGACGACCCACGGGTCAGCGAGTTTGCCGGTGATTTCACGCACCCCACGCTGGGCTTGCCGGCCACGGACTACGCCGCTCTGGTGAACCGGGTCGATGTCGTGCTGCACGGAGCAGCGGTCACCAAATGGAACGTGGATCCGGAGCGCCTCCGGGCGGTCAACGTCCAGGGTCCCGCGTCCATGCTGCGTGTGGCGGCCGACGCCGACGCCCCGCTCTACTACCTGAGTACGGCCTTCGTGATTCGTCAGGCCCCGGCCGACGAGCGTTTCGCCGGACTGGCCGCCTATTTGGAATCCAAGACGGAGGCGGAGGAGTTGATCCGCGCCGGTTCGGTTCCGGCCGTCATCCTCCGGCCGTCGGTGGTGACCGGAGACTCCCGTGACGGTCGAATGGCCGCCTTCCAAGGGTTGCACCGCATGTTGGGTAACGCGGTCAGGGGCAATCTCCCGGTGGTCCCGGGGGAGATCGAATCCCTGGTCGACACAGTTCCCCTGGACATCGTCGTCGAGGCCGTCGGCAAACTGATTCGTGAGGACGTGACCGAGGGCGAGTACTGGCTGACCGCGGGAGATCAAGCACTCACGTTCACCGATATCGCCGAGCTGTGCGAGTACGTGTCCCGGCTCGCCTGGATCGGCGCGGTGCGGCCACGGTTCATGCCCTTCGAGTCCGTCGACCGGTTGTTGTTGCCGCTGTTGGACGACCTGATCTCGGACGGACGACGACGGATGTTCATCGACTTTCTCGAGTCCGTGTGGGTGTTCCAGTCCAGCGATGCCATGCCCAGTGACCTGGACAGGCTGGGATTCGGTGATCGGGCCACCAAGGACGCCCTCACCGAGGCGCTCAGGCGCTCGCTGATCTACTGGGCCCAGGTCAAGAAGCTGTTGCCGGCGGAGCCGCCGGTGGTCGAAAGCGCAGTCCGATGA
- a CDS encoding GtrA family protein, whose protein sequence is MSVLDRRLGGDGWAAQLTRFALVGGSSNMLYALSFLVLDAYGTLLANAVGVATSTVLANELHRRRTFRAADRVPWFAAQWEGGALALLGLLISSLALALLHFFFPDVGGLVSIALVIAVSGVVGGLRFIALRGWVFGRRQPLLQQS, encoded by the coding sequence ATGTCCGTGCTCGACAGGCGTCTGGGCGGCGACGGATGGGCCGCCCAGCTCACCAGGTTTGCCCTGGTGGGCGGATCCAGCAATATGCTGTACGCGCTGTCGTTCCTCGTTCTCGACGCCTACGGGACGCTGTTGGCGAACGCCGTCGGTGTCGCGACCAGCACGGTGCTGGCCAACGAGCTGCATCGACGCCGCACCTTCCGCGCCGCCGACCGGGTGCCCTGGTTCGCCGCCCAGTGGGAGGGCGGCGCGCTGGCCCTGCTAGGCCTGCTCATCAGTTCCCTGGCCCTGGCGCTGCTGCACTTCTTCTTCCCCGACGTCGGCGGCCTGGTGTCGATCGCGCTGGTGATCGCCGTGAGCGGCGTCGTCGGCGGGCTCCGGTTCATCGCACTGCGCGGCTGGGTGTTCGGCCGCCGGCAGCCGCTACTTCAGCAGTCGTGA
- a CDS encoding SRPBCC family protein, translating to MRHVVMHIRAEHVQPEAAYARISDFARYPELTETVLALELEPAQADGSVISSWLVRFRKGTLRWTERDVLDPIARRIEFAQLSGDFLTMEGSWQLDPEPDRDGVLIRFETRFDLGIPSLAEILDPVAESTLRSNIVLILTGLLGSVVDVGPLNEPV from the coding sequence ATGCGCCACGTAGTCATGCACATCCGCGCCGAGCACGTGCAGCCCGAAGCGGCCTACGCCCGGATCAGCGACTTCGCCCGCTATCCCGAACTGACGGAAACCGTCCTCGCCCTCGAACTCGAACCCGCGCAGGCGGACGGGTCGGTCATCTCCAGTTGGCTGGTCCGGTTCCGCAAGGGCACCTTGCGCTGGACCGAGCGGGACGTGCTCGACCCGATCGCCCGCCGCATCGAATTCGCCCAACTCAGCGGGGACTTCCTGACGATGGAAGGGTCCTGGCAGCTCGACCCGGAGCCGGATCGTGACGGTGTGCTGATCCGCTTCGAGACCCGATTCGACCTCGGGATACCGAGCCTGGCGGAGATCCTCGACCCGGTTGCGGAGTCCACCTTGCGCAGCAACATCGTGCTCATCCTGACAGGCTTGCTCGGTTCCGTGGTCGACGTCGGGCCGCTCAACGAACCTGTCTGA
- a CDS encoding carboxylesterase/lipase family protein → MTPGLDVTTVDGVVRGRRVGDLLAWRGIPYAAPPVGPLRLRAPQPVEPWTGVRDATAFGNAAPQHRMGTALRPGKYQPMSEDCLTLNVLAPAAPSSTPRPVMVFVHGGAFTMGTTALGIYHGDRLVRRGDVVFVSVNYRLGSLGYLDFSEFSTPARPFDANLGLRDQLAALEWVQRNIAAFGGDPENVTLFGESAGATSVTTLMATPAARGLFARAIAQSSAPVLVNDAPRARRWAREFVSLLGSNADDPAAAARALDDATSAELGKAGHRLGAKVLAETPGLHPFGPTVDGDFLPVAPLQAFTDGTAHRVPLIIGTNAREGTLFPKFLDGLPTDEARIDAMFELTDPEARARVVGAYAGYPGPAAAIDLGGDLTFWRPSVQIAEAHSVHAPTYSYRFDFAPRLMHWLDLGATHAFEMFAVFGYGDSAAGRALTAPGGRRGLRVVTDRVQEHWISFACNGIPAPWWPRYDTDMRRTLILDVPTRVERDPGRERRLAWADYRGYLDEDGDRHPAVPEHRA, encoded by the coding sequence ATGACCCCCGGGCTGGACGTAACCACCGTCGACGGCGTCGTTCGGGGCCGACGGGTCGGCGATCTGCTGGCCTGGCGCGGTATCCCCTACGCCGCTCCACCCGTCGGCCCGCTGCGCCTGCGGGCACCGCAACCGGTAGAGCCGTGGACCGGCGTCCGCGACGCCACCGCGTTCGGCAATGCCGCACCGCAGCACCGGATGGGCACCGCCCTGCGACCGGGCAAGTACCAGCCGATGTCCGAGGACTGCCTCACGCTCAACGTGCTCGCCCCGGCGGCGCCCAGCTCGACGCCGCGGCCCGTCATGGTGTTCGTCCACGGCGGCGCCTTCACGATGGGCACCACGGCCTTGGGGATCTACCACGGGGACCGTCTGGTGCGCCGGGGCGACGTGGTGTTCGTGTCGGTCAACTACCGGCTCGGCTCGCTGGGATACCTCGACTTCAGCGAGTTCTCCACGCCCGCGCGGCCGTTCGACGCCAATCTCGGCCTGCGCGACCAGCTGGCCGCGCTGGAGTGGGTGCAGCGCAACATCGCCGCCTTCGGGGGCGATCCCGAGAACGTCACGCTGTTCGGCGAATCCGCCGGCGCCACCTCGGTGACCACGCTGATGGCGACGCCGGCCGCCCGTGGACTGTTCGCCCGCGCCATCGCCCAGAGTTCCGCACCCGTCCTCGTGAACGACGCACCGCGGGCGCGACGCTGGGCCCGGGAGTTCGTGTCGCTGCTCGGATCGAACGCAGACGACCCCGCGGCGGCCGCCCGCGCCCTGGACGACGCCACCTCGGCAGAACTCGGCAAGGCGGGGCATCGGCTGGGTGCCAAGGTGCTCGCCGAGACTCCCGGCCTGCACCCGTTCGGGCCGACCGTCGACGGCGACTTCCTGCCCGTGGCGCCATTGCAGGCATTCACTGACGGCACCGCGCACCGAGTACCGCTGATCATCGGGACCAACGCCCGCGAGGGCACCCTCTTCCCGAAGTTCCTCGACGGTCTGCCCACCGACGAGGCACGCATCGACGCGATGTTCGAGCTCACCGATCCGGAGGCCCGGGCGCGCGTCGTCGGCGCATACGCCGGCTACCCGGGTCCGGCAGCGGCGATCGATCTGGGCGGCGATCTGACGTTCTGGAGGCCGTCGGTCCAGATCGCCGAGGCTCACTCCGTCCATGCCCCCACCTACAGCTACCGTTTCGACTTCGCGCCGCGCCTCATGCACTGGCTCGACCTCGGCGCCACACACGCGTTCGAGATGTTCGCGGTGTTCGGTTACGGCGACTCCGCCGCCGGACGTGCGCTCACCGCCCCCGGTGGTCGACGCGGACTGCGCGTGGTCACCGACCGGGTCCAGGAGCACTGGATCTCCTTCGCCTGCAACGGAATCCCTGCGCCGTGGTGGCCACGGTACGACACCGACATGCGCCGTACCCTCATCCTCGACGTTCCCACCCGCGTCGAACGCGATCCGGGCCGGGAACGCCGACTCGCGTGGGCGGACTATCGCGGATACCTCGACGAGGACGGGGACAGGCACCCTGCCGTACCCGAGCACCGGGCATGA
- a CDS encoding thymidylate synthase — MIVPTPYEDLLRLVMDSGTAKADRTGTGTRSVFGHQMRWDLGEGFPLITTKKVHLKSIVYELLWFLRGESNVKWLQEHGVTIWDEWADADGELGPVYGVQWRSWPTPSGEHIDQITKVIETLKTNPDSRRIIVSAWNVADLDAMALQPCHAFFQFYVADGKLSCQLYQRSADLFLGVPFNIASYALLTHMVAQQTGLEVGDFIWTGGDCHIYDNHVDQVTEQLSREPLPYPTLKLNKRDSIFDYTFEDVEIVDYRHHPAIKAPVAI; from the coding sequence GTGATTGTGCCGACGCCCTACGAGGATCTTCTGCGCCTGGTGATGGACTCCGGCACCGCGAAGGCTGACCGCACCGGCACCGGTACGCGCAGTGTCTTCGGGCACCAGATGCGTTGGGACCTCGGCGAGGGCTTCCCGCTCATCACCACCAAGAAGGTGCATCTCAAGTCCATCGTGTACGAGCTGCTGTGGTTCCTGCGCGGCGAGTCCAACGTCAAGTGGCTGCAGGAACACGGCGTCACCATCTGGGACGAGTGGGCCGACGCGGACGGCGAGCTGGGCCCGGTCTACGGCGTGCAGTGGCGGTCGTGGCCCACCCCGTCGGGCGAGCACATCGACCAGATCACCAAGGTGATCGAGACGCTGAAGACCAATCCGGATTCGCGCCGCATCATCGTCTCGGCGTGGAACGTCGCGGACCTCGACGCGATGGCACTGCAGCCGTGCCACGCGTTCTTCCAGTTCTACGTCGCCGACGGCAAGCTCAGCTGCCAGCTGTACCAGCGCAGTGCCGACCTGTTCCTCGGCGTGCCGTTCAACATCGCCAGCTACGCGCTGCTCACCCACATGGTGGCGCAGCAGACGGGGCTCGAGGTGGGCGACTTCATCTGGACCGGCGGCGACTGCCACATCTACGACAACCACGTCGACCAGGTCACCGAGCAGCTCTCCCGGGAGCCGCTCCCCTACCCGACGCTGAAGCTGAACAAGCGCGACTCGATCTTCGACTACACCTTCGAGGACGTCGAGATCGTCGACTACCGCCACCACCCCGCGATCAAGGCGCCGGTGGCGATCTGA
- the cobF gene encoding precorrin-6A synthase (deacetylating) encodes MRELLVIGIGAGDPDQVTIQAVKAMNRADVFFVIGKGDEKQELVDLRTTILAEHMEREYRIVDIVDPPRDRTPSDYAGVVDDWHDRRAEVFEEKFAAEDGVGAILVWGDPSLYDSTLRIVERVLARGNVRFEYTVIPGVTSIQSLAAQHRIVLNRIGEPVHVTTGRRLREGLPDGVGTAVVMLDADCSFTHVPDPGNEVEIWWGAYLGLPDEVLISGKLREVDDEIVRVRAELRERKGWIMDIYLIRR; translated from the coding sequence ATGCGTGAGCTTCTCGTGATCGGCATCGGTGCCGGCGACCCCGACCAGGTGACGATCCAGGCCGTGAAGGCCATGAACCGGGCCGACGTGTTCTTCGTCATCGGCAAGGGCGACGAGAAGCAGGAGCTGGTGGACCTGCGCACCACCATCCTCGCCGAGCACATGGAGCGCGAGTACCGGATCGTCGACATCGTGGACCCGCCGCGGGACCGGACCCCGTCCGACTACGCCGGCGTAGTCGACGACTGGCACGACCGCCGCGCCGAGGTGTTCGAGGAGAAGTTCGCGGCCGAGGACGGCGTCGGCGCGATCCTGGTGTGGGGCGATCCGTCGCTGTACGACAGCACGCTGCGGATCGTCGAACGCGTCCTGGCGCGCGGCAACGTGCGGTTCGAGTACACCGTGATCCCCGGCGTCACGAGCATCCAGTCGCTGGCCGCGCAGCACCGCATCGTGCTCAACCGGATCGGCGAGCCCGTCCATGTCACCACCGGACGCCGGCTGCGCGAGGGGCTGCCCGACGGCGTCGGGACCGCCGTCGTGATGCTCGACGCGGACTGCAGCTTCACCCACGTCCCGGACCCCGGCAACGAGGTGGAGATCTGGTGGGGTGCGTACCTCGGTCTGCCCGACGAGGTACTGATCTCCGGCAAGCTGCGCGAGGTGGACGACGAGATCGTGCGCGTGCGCGCCGAACTGCGCGAGCGCAAGGGCTGGATCATGGACATCTACCTGATCCGTCGCTGA
- a CDS encoding aspartate aminotransferase family protein: MSTGMLLDSDVLTDRYRRHFGSGRAALGRLIGDLVEVESSGAWITVADGRRVLDFGGYGVYLLGHRHPAVVEAVCDQVRRHPMASRVFLDPVSAGAAAALAEITPGDLDLVHFVNSGAEATECALKLARAQGKTAVITTRAGFHGKTLGALSVTANGVLQQPFRPLLPHIMEVAFGDPAELEVALRATGGHGCFIVEPVQGEGGVNVPPPGYLRDAAELCRRYEALLIVDEVQTGLGRLGRWWGVDADGVVPDMMLVGKGLSGGVMPIAAVVATRESYEPFARDPYLHTSTFAGSPAVCAAARAAIGVIRDEDLTARAAMLGEHLLAGIRTAVARYGGGRVAHVRGRGLLLGLEMASSGLVGELFLNLLERDVLANHSLNAANVLRFTPPAILTTDEVELFLRVLAEALEDLTLT, from the coding sequence ATGAGCACCGGCATGCTGCTCGATTCCGATGTGCTGACCGACCGATACCGGAGGCACTTCGGCAGCGGCCGGGCGGCGCTCGGGCGGTTGATCGGTGACCTGGTCGAGGTCGAGTCGTCGGGTGCCTGGATCACGGTCGCGGACGGCCGTCGGGTCCTGGACTTCGGTGGCTACGGCGTCTATCTGCTGGGGCATCGTCACCCGGCAGTCGTGGAGGCGGTGTGCGATCAGGTTCGGCGGCACCCGATGGCCTCCCGGGTGTTCTTGGACCCCGTCAGTGCCGGTGCCGCCGCCGCCCTGGCCGAGATCACCCCCGGTGATCTGGACCTGGTGCACTTCGTCAACTCCGGTGCGGAAGCCACCGAGTGCGCGCTGAAGTTGGCTCGCGCGCAAGGCAAGACGGCTGTGATCACAACCCGCGCTGGGTTCCACGGCAAGACGCTCGGCGCGCTGAGCGTCACGGCGAACGGCGTGCTGCAGCAGCCCTTCCGACCGTTGCTTCCGCACATCATGGAGGTCGCCTTCGGCGATCCGGCCGAGCTGGAGGTGGCGTTACGCGCAACCGGCGGCCACGGCTGCTTCATCGTCGAACCGGTGCAGGGGGAGGGCGGCGTGAACGTGCCGCCCCCGGGCTACCTGCGCGACGCCGCCGAATTGTGTCGCCGCTACGAGGCGTTGCTGATTGTGGACGAGGTCCAGACCGGTCTCGGTCGGCTGGGTCGCTGGTGGGGTGTGGACGCCGACGGCGTGGTGCCCGACATGATGTTGGTCGGCAAGGGCCTCTCCGGGGGCGTGATGCCGATTGCCGCGGTGGTGGCCACGCGGGAGTCCTACGAGCCCTTCGCCCGGGACCCCTACCTCCACACCTCCACGTTCGCGGGGTCGCCGGCGGTGTGTGCGGCCGCCCGTGCCGCCATCGGCGTGATCCGCGACGAGGACCTCACGGCTCGCGCAGCAATGCTCGGCGAGCACCTCCTCGCGGGCATCCGGACGGCTGTGGCCCGGTACGGCGGCGGCCGCGTGGCCCACGTGCGTGGCCGCGGGCTGTTGCTGGGCCTCGAGATGGCCTCGAGCGGCCTGGTCGGGGAACTGTTCCTGAACCTTCTGGAACGTGACGTCCTGGCCAACCACTCACTGAATGCGGCCAACGTGCTGCGCTTCACCCCGCCGGCGATCCTGACCACGGACGAGGTCGAACTCTTCCTCCGCGTCCTCGCCGAAGCCCTCGAGGACCTGACCCTCACCTGA